The segment TCCACAAAACGCTTCTCCAGAACTTCTTTGGCTTATGCACATACTCCTTTGCAAAGGCCAGTCTTTTTagtttgtttgcctttgtcaTAAACGGCACGTCCTTGGACTTAGAGGTATTAAAATGTCATTCCTTTAAACGTCGTCAGGCTGCGTTAACTGATTGGGTTCTCTGCGGTCAAGTTGAAGAAGTCTGCAGCAATTTGAGGCTTCAGAAACACATTTTTGTTTCTCTGTCCTAACGTCGCTTAAAAAGTCAGCCCAGAGCGCATTGGAACGCGATTTATCTGTTTCCTCATCTGACTCCAGCTCGTCTTTTTCCATATTTATGCGATCATTTTTGTTCCTGTCTCCTTGTCTTGTTTTGCGAGGTATGGCACATTCAGATTCATAGACATTAGAGGAAATATGTTTTTTCTGATTCTTGGTGGATTTGGAAGGTTTATCGTCAGAATCGTAGTTTTCGGACTCAGCGTCATTATTGCCGCTATCATCGTCGCCTCCCGAGTCAACATTTTCACCGTCAATGCAATAATCTATTTTTTCTATTTACTTTTTATTCACACCGACTTAGTTATATTtattcaataaatattttgttCCGGTATGTATTCTTCTCGTGTTGAAACGTTTTGTTATTCTGGTTAGATACGTTGTCCTATAtccagctacagcagcagctacttaaataaaacaataaaactATTGATTTCACTTTACGCAAACGCCGCGCTGACAATAGACAAAATCAACTAAAAATCGCGTAAAGCGAATAAATAAGTAAGTGAAGATGGAAAAATATCAATAGTAAAAATATTCGATTCATATGGGAATTGCTTAGGGTATTCCTGTTAGTGTGGTATACGTTTAATCAAAACATACTATTTTAGAACATATCAGTCAATTGGTGCTCCCGTTCTCACAAAATGCAAGATTTCTCCGTTtaaatgaaaagtaaacgaATTttatacaagaaaactaatcttaattgcaaaaggaaaaaaatggATGACTTACTGAAGCATTAACATAAATTTAATACCATTACCAGGGCAATTCAGCTTGGATATAAATACTCcttataaatattttgttaGCAACCCAACATCAAATTTGGCTCGGAAATAATTGGTCAAAGGAACAATACTTTTCGTTTTCGTGCTGAAGCAGCCGGATTTGCTTATCGGGGCGTTGACAAAAATGTGCACAAATGTGCGCGAACAGCGGGGTAGGACAGCTGTTTCCCGCCACACAGGAGCACCTAAAAGCTCTAAAGCTTTTATGAATAATGTCCGTCTCCTGATTAATCAAGAGCAATTTATAGAGTACCGTCATTATTCAAATGTATAAGTACATATACGTATACCTATGCATGtacctacatatgtaaatacataaACGGCGACCTAAGAGGAAATGATTGGGCGCATGCTCATCGTCAGCAAATGCATACCAATCCAATGATTTCAGCTTTTAAGTACGTTATGACAAGCAGCATCACAAACAAGTGGATTAAGATCAAAGTCGCCGGTTCGGAGTTGTAATTCCTTTTTCGTAGTAGTATTGTACACTTTAAAAAAAGCAATGGAAAAGTCATTCACGGAGCAGCGTCTATCTCTGGACAACCAGGAAGCCCGCTAGGTcaaaaagaaaaattattaaaaaaaactATGAGTCAATCCAGCTGCTCAGTCGTATCCGAATCAAGTGGTAGGTATCATTATTAAATTCAAGGGCACAAAAGCCACTACAAATGTAATATTATTGATTTttccctttttatacccgatactcaaaatgagtattggggtatattagatttgtggtaaaagtggatgtgtgtaacgtccagaaggaatcgtttccgaccccataaagtatatatattcttgatcagcatcaatagccgagtcgattgagccatgtctgtctgtccgtctgtccgtccgtccgtctgtccgtccccttcagcgcctagtgctcaaagactataagagctagagcaacgatgttttgtatccagacttctgtgatatgtcactgctacacgccccgcccacttccgcccccacaaaggactaaaatctgtggcatccacatttttaaagatactgttcggagcagaacacagccgattagctgcttgccaaatagcacctaattcttggccctcagccgcttattttgtttgttacttatgtctatgtcactcatttgtttgttaaagctttgcgcttgcttgccctgctaaacgctctctgccagctcgctcttcgctatctccgctttgcgtctgcctaccgacgtcggccgagcgaagctgcgcttagcgatcggagcggcaatgtaaagggcaggcaagccacacttgcaatttggatgtcacgcattaaagaacatatcgtaattttatttctgcgccgagttttatttaattcgaaataattagtcggccgactggggataaaaaacattatctccacataaaatttggtgaccccgacgtgatctctgagttgcagtgtcaattaataatcattcgcgatcgacattcgttagccctagcaaattttcggcggttaagcacaattcggtgctaaaacacacttacatacacctacatacacgcattgctggctattaatttctctgtcgcgacaattcggtcagtgcagtgcggtaggcagtgcagcgaactcactaatacacacaagcggagtacaaagcggaatcggacagctcgcacagccgcccagctaaaggcattagctgtaatccctttgctttcggttcccacgtttatacgtatacagggtgtctttttcggtcgtgctgagtgactcttttaaaacctcaacatggcagcacctgagcctaccaatgtcgcgaacgcagcaatgccgagtgatgtagatttctacaagcacaaggccgagtccatcgcgcgccaactaaaggccatggatcgctttctcaccaaggaagagcttgccgagttagatgaggcagaacttcaagctcgcttagagcaaatcgagcgaatgaatgcggatttcgatgccgctcaaacgagccttgaaaggctggatttcctgcagttagcccatgatgcccggctggacttttcgaatgtttatgtcaaggttaggtccaggctgtcgcgggagttgatggctgctcgcacggtaaatgttgccaattcaacggctcggcatactctcgaggggaattcgtcgttgttcgcctataatagtataggccgttctcgaatgcccgagttgcagcttccgcgattcggggggaactacatggattggccagaattccactcgatgttctcgacaatggtgcacaaagaccatcgtcttcgttccttggaactttctgaggagaattacgacaaggcgttgaatttgctaatgttgcgattcgataataaactgttacattttcaggcacacgtcaaggctattttcgggctgcaaggggtggagaagggctcagctatcggcttgcgcgcgctcagcgacaaaatcaattcgcacttgcgtgcacttcagaccttggcgaccccgcaggagatttcggatgggttgctgatcttcatcataggcacgaaactggaccacaaaacaaaggagaaatgggaagagaacttgccgacgtcaggattgcctcggtggtcaagcatggcctcatttttggaagcgagatgtcggatgctggagaatttgggatcagccatggcaacaagtcctagtcaacaggtgggagaagacaatcctgtcacccttatcacctccagtaacgaccatcctaaccccatatgtaaccattgcaattcctccgagcattacatatctagatgtcaggcattcctgaatctctctgcgtttgaacgatacaaagaagcaaagaagagccgcttgtgtttgaactgcctcaacaaaggccatgaattgcagaggtgcaggtcaggactttgcaggcattgccaggccaaacatcacacgctactccacattccatcgggaactggtgcttcatcttcctcttcaccggccgaggaatcgatccagcaagaggccgcgactgtgcttctagcaagcgggtgttctagccctcccccctcgatccagaaatctcagcctagccagaacgtgttgctacctactgccctcgtccatgtaacagatcgttatggagcacttatcccatgtcgtgccattttggattctgcatcacaggcaaactttgtaacatctagacttgctgatcagttgcagttggatcatcgctcgtcttatgttcacatctctggaatcggagattccattctaccttcgagcaagtctgtacatatagttgtacaatcccaggacgcaagctatcgagcttccttcgctgcaattgtcaccaactcaattacggaaatgcagccta is part of the Drosophila miranda strain MSH22 chromosome Y unlocalized genomic scaffold, D.miranda_PacBio2.1 Contig_Y1_pilon, whole genome shotgun sequence genome and harbors:
- the LOC117191696 gene encoding uncharacterized protein LOC117191696 → MEKDELESDEETDKSRSNALWADFLSDVRTEKQKCVSEASNCCRLLQLDRREPNQLTQPDDVCMFLQYHHFINVVLSFSYLERQDFLQRTDLRQFEIEKNLRQTRRQN